A region of Curvibacter sp. AEP1-3 DNA encodes the following proteins:
- a CDS encoding integration host factor subunit alpha yields the protein MEFSVESLETPALTKAQLSDLLFEQIGLNKRESKDMIDAFFDLIASSLVDGTDVKISGFGNFQIRTKAPRPGRNPRTGEAIPIQARRVVTFHASHKLKEQIQDEGKTES from the coding sequence ATGGAATTTTCTGTTGAAAGTCTGGAAACCCCGGCATTGACCAAGGCGCAACTGTCCGATTTGCTGTTTGAGCAAATCGGACTGAACAAGCGCGAGTCAAAAGACATGATTGACGCGTTCTTTGACCTCATCGCGAGTAGCCTGGTCGATGGCACGGACGTGAAGATTTCCGGTTTCGGCAACTTTCAGATCCGCACCAAAGCCCCCCGTCCCGGTCGCAATCCGCGCACGGGGGAGGCTATTCCCATCCAAGCACGCAGAGTGGTGACCTTTCATGCCAGCCACAAGCTCAAAGAGCAAATTCAAGACGAAGGCAAGACCGAGTCGTGA